A single window of Psychromonas ingrahamii 37 DNA harbors:
- a CDS encoding polyamine ABC transporter substrate-binding protein, which translates to MIKKLIERSYLKQPVFNSLLSVKNRLVVLCLCFFVVPLYGQEIKILTWGDYLSESVVKTFTKKTGHTVKLYYYDSGPELSAMLTNGQGSQFDLVLADNEVTGHYGKEGLFQSLTSISIDNVQYNNLQSQQACSQYGIPYAQGTMGIIYRSSISKTVIDSWQNLLSPPKEHVGTTMMFKDDIDTIAIALLAQGLDPFSVDEDELKSAYLLLSAQTKDLLRYGYSVSYVLRQGKSSQLTLAPSYSDDLKTIKRASSQNDWKYVVPKEGTLFFVDCFTAPSDAVVKEGTKAFLAFINDPVMASKNAQDIGFYTTNEAALLISSDEYKNDREISPSAEILKRSYKYKRLPESDVIIRNKMVTLLQTQE; encoded by the coding sequence ATGATAAAAAAATTAATAGAGAGGTCTTACCTTAAACAGCCTGTTTTTAACAGTTTGTTATCTGTTAAAAACAGGCTGGTGGTTTTATGTTTATGTTTTTTTGTTGTGCCCCTTTATGGGCAGGAGATAAAAATATTAACCTGGGGAGACTACCTTTCAGAATCCGTCGTTAAGACGTTTACAAAAAAAACGGGTCATACTGTTAAGCTTTATTATTATGATAGCGGGCCTGAGCTTAGTGCCATGTTAACTAATGGTCAGGGCAGTCAATTTGATCTGGTACTGGCGGATAATGAAGTAACTGGACACTACGGAAAAGAGGGACTATTTCAATCTCTAACGTCTATTTCCATCGATAACGTGCAATATAATAATTTGCAATCGCAACAAGCCTGCAGTCAATACGGTATTCCCTATGCACAGGGCACAATGGGTATTATTTATCGTAGCTCAATATCTAAAACAGTTATCGATTCCTGGCAAAATCTTTTATCGCCTCCAAAGGAACATGTGGGGACCACAATGATGTTTAAGGATGATATTGATACTATTGCCATTGCTTTGCTTGCTCAGGGATTAGATCCCTTCTCTGTCGATGAAGATGAATTAAAATCTGCTTATTTATTACTGAGTGCACAAACAAAAGATCTGTTGCGCTATGGTTATTCTGTTAGTTATGTTTTACGGCAAGGAAAATCGTCACAACTCACTCTTGCGCCAAGCTATTCAGATGATTTAAAAACGATAAAAAGGGCTTCCAGTCAAAATGATTGGAAATATGTTGTTCCAAAAGAGGGAACACTTTTTTTTGTAGATTGTTTTACGGCCCCATCGGATGCTGTTGTAAAAGAAGGGACGAAAGCATTTTTGGCGTTTATTAATGATCCAGTCATGGCCTCTAAAAACGCGCAGGATATCGGGTTTTATACCACTAATGAAGCCGCTCTGTTAATCTCAAGTGATGAGTATAAAAATGACCGGGAAATTTCACCGAGTGCAGAGATTCTAAAGCGTAGTTATAAATATAAACGCCTCCCTGAAAGCGATGTTATTATCCGTAACAAAATGGTCACATTATTACAGACTCAAGAGTAG
- a CDS encoding bifunctional diguanylate cyclase/phosphodiesterase: protein MTLRKKIRYIILPVIIALSAMISLLYYHLYKNQIIENKITLLNGRLENQLLHAEYQLDYVKSYLRQKIESKEASLIFNAKQGDNNLSAPDITAFLNLFVNRKNSANKSNHVINDFVIFDSYKKLIVHINTRDPFAKPMLKTTTKAVLDQIFDQADPNKKISQYHYFLDDPYINKMPSLYIIQAFSRYQLSSKLFYESNEDTYLAQAQLDLNFFTEEIRVLIDENNGYFNYRFINKNTNADNFSFTSTPFQVNDNGAYEGRFGSSLFDIILTLDKNYFAEQLNNLIATFLLLNFIVIILSYLLLIWLIDQQIILPITKLAKSIKEVEASLVVELKPLTTKDEVADLNESYISLINKINTLANNDSLTGLANRGSFNEKLSAIMDARQKNKTYVALFFIDLDNFKYVNDTFGHDTGDRLLVVFSQRLQQLLRAEDNFISGNMIDSIARLGGDEFVILMNGLPSIETIESIGKRICDLFHNGFRIGEEQFDVHASIGIAYSNDHQINGEGLLTQADDAMYLAKRAGKNNFKLFSDEIKEKMLFEKNIENELIDAHRDNKLHLVFMPAYCAETRILRGYEILLRCPSLLNVGIGPDVFIPIAENTDLILAIDLWVAQQTVIRLKEVIHKNRFTGFFSFNVSSKSLRNDRFYTTLKEFINTSDINPKQLELEITETCLMPDDHQAVASLDQLKSLGVRIALDDFGTGYTSFGQILNYPLDTLKIDRSFVTDLRNTPVGQKPTLDIIFELAKAYQLSVIVEGIETQADFEHVKTLGCDIVQGFYFSNPRTWTEVLKHCGKLHQIDKRPDQQKNIAC, encoded by the coding sequence ATGACGCTTAGAAAAAAAATAAGGTATATTATATTGCCGGTGATCATCGCTCTTTCTGCCATGATTTCTTTGCTTTATTATCATCTTTATAAGAATCAAATTATAGAGAATAAAATCACCCTGCTTAACGGTCGTCTTGAAAATCAATTATTGCACGCAGAATACCAGCTTGATTATGTTAAAAGCTATTTAAGACAAAAAATTGAGAGCAAAGAAGCTTCTCTTATTTTTAATGCCAAACAAGGTGACAATAATCTGTCTGCCCCGGATATCACCGCGTTTCTTAATCTGTTTGTTAATCGAAAAAATAGCGCCAATAAAAGTAATCATGTGATTAATGACTTTGTTATTTTTGATTCTTATAAAAAATTAATTGTTCATATTAATACGCGCGATCCCTTCGCCAAGCCAATGTTAAAAACAACCACTAAAGCGGTGTTGGATCAGATCTTCGATCAAGCTGATCCGAACAAAAAAATCTCTCAATATCACTATTTTCTTGATGACCCCTATATTAATAAAATGCCATCGTTATATATTATTCAGGCTTTTTCGCGCTATCAGCTATCTTCTAAATTATTCTATGAAAGTAACGAAGATACCTATTTAGCGCAAGCACAACTGGATCTCAATTTCTTTACAGAAGAAATTAGGGTGCTTATTGACGAAAATAATGGATATTTTAACTATCGGTTTATAAATAAAAATACCAATGCTGATAACTTTTCCTTCACTAGCACCCCATTTCAAGTGAATGATAACGGCGCTTATGAGGGCAGATTTGGAAGCTCATTATTTGATATTATATTAACACTGGATAAAAACTATTTTGCAGAGCAGTTAAATAATCTTATTGCTACATTTTTACTCCTCAATTTTATTGTCATTATATTAAGTTATTTGCTGCTTATTTGGCTCATTGACCAACAAATTATACTGCCTATCACCAAACTGGCTAAAAGTATAAAGGAAGTTGAAGCTTCACTTGTTGTCGAGCTTAAGCCATTGACAACTAAGGACGAAGTTGCTGATTTAAATGAAAGCTATATTTCACTTATTAATAAAATAAATACTCTGGCAAACAATGACTCACTGACGGGTCTTGCAAACAGGGGGAGCTTTAACGAAAAGTTGTCCGCTATCATGGACGCCAGGCAAAAAAATAAAACCTACGTCGCACTTTTTTTTATCGATTTGGATAATTTTAAATATGTAAATGATACTTTTGGTCACGATACAGGAGATCGTTTACTGGTCGTTTTTAGCCAGAGGTTACAGCAGTTACTAAGGGCTGAGGATAACTTCATTTCTGGCAATATGATTGATAGTATTGCCAGACTTGGTGGGGATGAGTTTGTTATTTTAATGAATGGATTACCCTCAATAGAGACGATCGAGAGTATCGGAAAACGCATTTGTGATTTATTTCATAATGGCTTTAGGATTGGTGAAGAGCAATTTGATGTACATGCCAGTATCGGCATTGCTTATTCAAATGACCATCAAATCAATGGTGAGGGACTATTAACTCAAGCCGATGACGCCATGTATTTGGCCAAAAGAGCGGGTAAAAATAACTTTAAGCTTTTTTCTGATGAGATTAAAGAGAAAATGCTTTTTGAAAAAAATATCGAAAATGAGCTAATTGATGCGCACCGTGATAATAAATTACACTTGGTTTTTATGCCCGCCTACTGTGCTGAAACACGCATACTAAGGGGGTATGAAATATTATTACGCTGCCCGAGTCTGCTGAATGTAGGTATTGGGCCCGATGTTTTTATTCCGATTGCAGAAAATACAGATCTTATTTTAGCGATTGATTTATGGGTTGCACAACAAACTGTTATTAGGCTTAAAGAAGTCATCCATAAAAATAGATTTACAGGTTTCTTCTCGTTTAATGTCTCCTCTAAATCACTAAGAAATGATCGATTTTATACTACGCTAAAAGAATTTATCAATACTAGTGATATAAATCCTAAGCAGCTGGAACTTGAAATAACAGAAACTTGCTTGATGCCGGATGATCATCAGGCGGTTGCCAGCCTTGACCAGCTTAAATCCTTAGGTGTGCGCATTGCGCTTGATGACTTTGGCACTGGATATACCTCATTTGGACAGATACTTAATTATCCTTTAGATACATTAAAAATTGATCGTTCCTTTGTGACTGATTTGCGCAATACCCCGGTTGGTCAAAAGCCCACTTTGGATATTATATTTGAGCTTGCAAAAGCGTATCAGCTTAGTGTGATTGTTGAGGGCATTGAAACGCAAGCTGATTTTGAGCATGTTAAAACGTTGGGTTGTGATATTGTGCAGGGTTTCTATTTTTCCAACCCGCGAACATGGACAGAGGTGCTGAAGCATTGTGGTAAATTACATCAAATAGATAAAAGGCCCGATCAACAGAAAAATATTGCATGTTAG
- a CDS encoding HD-GYP domain-containing protein, with protein MNLKPHYQIVLVYLIVGILWISLSDWAVALLFQDSDNIIVAQNIKGWSFIAITALLLFFLIRKKMNAVTEINTQLVESYEHTMSGWVHLIDLRHRETKNHTERVTKMTLKLTKLFGITDPVELNHIKWGAMLHDLGKIALSDNVLTKPGKLDSAEWAEMKMHPQIAHDILSTIDYLIPCRDIPYCHHEKWDGSGYPQGIKGDAIPITARIFAVIDVWDALIHSRVYKSGWPEEKVLQHIKEQSGSHFDPDIVKLFLENYSEIKESLRVTDAPTSQNSITTDSIQAC; from the coding sequence ATGAACTTAAAACCACACTATCAAATCGTCTTGGTGTATCTGATCGTCGGAATATTATGGATATCTTTATCTGACTGGGCCGTAGCCTTATTATTTCAAGATAGTGATAATATTATTGTTGCACAGAACATTAAAGGATGGAGTTTTATTGCCATCACTGCGTTGCTTTTGTTTTTTCTTATCAGAAAAAAAATGAATGCAGTCACAGAAATAAACACCCAATTAGTTGAAAGTTATGAACACACCATGAGTGGCTGGGTTCATCTTATCGATCTTCGTCATCGGGAGACAAAAAATCATACTGAACGGGTGACCAAAATGACCCTTAAGCTGACAAAACTGTTTGGCATTACTGATCCGGTTGAACTTAATCACATTAAGTGGGGAGCCATGCTTCATGATCTAGGAAAAATTGCTCTGAGTGATAATGTTTTAACTAAACCGGGGAAACTCGATTCAGCAGAGTGGGCGGAAATGAAAATGCACCCGCAAATAGCCCATGATATTTTATCTACCATTGATTATCTTATTCCCTGCAGAGACATTCCCTATTGCCACCATGAAAAGTGGGATGGTAGCGGTTACCCTCAAGGTATAAAAGGAGATGCAATACCAATAACAGCCAGAATTTTCGCTGTTATTGATGTATGGGATGCCCTTATTCATTCTCGGGTATATAAATCTGGCTGGCCGGAAGAAAAAGTGCTGCAGCATATTAAAGAGCAGTCAGGCAGTCATTTTGATCCGGATATAGTTAAATTATTTTTAGAAAACTATAGTGAGATAAAAGAAAGTTTGAGGGTTACTGATGCTCCGACGTCACAAAATAGCATTACAACCGATAGCATACAGGCCTGTTAA